A window of the Deltaproteobacteria bacterium genome harbors these coding sequences:
- a CDS encoding thrombospondin type 3 repeat-containing protein has translation MKKILFLTITTFLLLSGAISASPNSGIGAVCYYLEDLCEPVERPDADRCPAAYLSLYDLNCSNQDSDGDRTINYEDIDMDGDGVGDMSEIQSLGTSPASADTDGDGHCDGTRNVCRGNGGVCRGEMTDFFLCHSPNNLADPCPANAAIDGATPTNSFENCQIIQEVVTTPVTPVERERVVIVTDPDYDNDGICDQIEFGSNGTNISPTGEVICGLAAGGKADNCPVTANADQLDTDGDGSGDVCDQNPIPPLQPSENPNDLDADRVPDDLERNLYGTNPNKKDTDDDGLTDLQEIEGPTFQNGAGPLDPDLDSDGVLDGMDNCPLVPNTDQQISAGENRGIACHDDYDGDGVKDTNDNCVYFFNEEQIDRDDDKMGDECDLLPGGPGQSLSRPVSAGGRGGCQLIREP, from the coding sequence ATGAAGAAAATTCTGTTTCTCACAATCACCACTTTTTTACTCCTGAGTGGGGCGATTTCGGCCTCTCCCAACTCCGGGATCGGTGCTGTCTGTTACTATCTGGAAGATCTTTGCGAGCCGGTGGAACGTCCCGATGCTGATCGTTGTCCCGCTGCCTACCTTTCCCTCTACGATTTGAATTGCAGTAATCAGGATAGCGACGGCGATCGAACGATTAACTACGAAGATATCGACATGGATGGTGATGGAGTAGGCGATATGTCAGAAATTCAATCGCTCGGGACAAGTCCCGCCTCTGCGGATACCGATGGGGATGGGCATTGTGATGGGACAAGAAATGTCTGTCGCGGAAATGGTGGTGTCTGCCGCGGTGAAATGACCGACTTCTTTCTTTGCCATTCTCCCAATAACCTGGCCGACCCCTGCCCTGCCAATGCTGCGATCGATGGGGCAACCCCAACAAACAGCTTTGAGAACTGTCAGATTATCCAGGAGGTTGTGACAACCCCGGTGACACCGGTGGAGAGGGAGCGAGTTGTTATCGTGACAGATCCTGATTACGACAATGACGGGATCTGCGATCAGATCGAGTTTGGATCGAATGGCACGAATATCAGTCCGACAGGTGAGGTCATTTGCGGACTTGCTGCGGGTGGAAAGGCAGATAACTGTCCTGTGACAGCGAATGCCGATCAGCTTGACACCGATGGAGATGGGAGCGGGGATGTCTGTGATCAGAATCCGATTCCTCCCCTTCAGCCCTCCGAAAATCCGAATGATCTCGATGCGGATCGTGTCCCTGACGACCTCGAACGGAATCTTTACGGGACAAACCCCAACAAAAAGGACACGGACGATGATGGACTGACTGACCTTCAAGAGATTGAGGGACCTACTTTTCAGAACGGGGCGGGACCTTTGGATCCCGATCTCGATTCCGATGGTGTTCTCGACGGGATGGACAATTGTCCGCTTGTCCCAAACACAGATCAGCAGATATCCGCCGGCGAAAATCGTGGTATCGCCTGCCACGATGATTATGATGGTGATGGGGTAAAAGACACTAATGACAATTGTGTTTATTTCTTTAACGAGGAACAAATCGATCGTGATGATGACAAGATGGGCGACGAGTGTGACCTCTTGCCAGGGGGGCCAGGTCAGTCGTTGTCTCGACCAGTCTCAGCAGGTGGGCGCGGCGGATGCCAACTCATTCGTGAGCCTTAA
- a CDS encoding dipeptidase, translating to MSLTREPSQEAIELHRSSLVIDLHADTTMPMKWVRYRIEKSHTPGLPGKFGFFHCDIPRFREGGYKGQFLVLGTFPYPEKGCFESCLRQAALIKKRIAENSSDLQLATTAQGILEANQKGRIAILLGVEGGHNIEADLHNVQKFFDLGVGYIGLAHLTKNRICTPSGGVGADAKTPLTRFGHEVVNEMNRIGMMIDLAHVGRQSFLDAAKISDKPVIVSHTGISSVRPLWRNIDDDQIRAVAKTNGVIGIIFAWRYLCRGQRGGMNDLLQHFEHVRKLVGARHLALGSDFDGAIVPVHGLEDASKLPMLTQMFLDFGWKEEEIRSVLGENLLRVLKAHE from the coding sequence TTGTCTCTGACACGGGAGCCCTCTCAGGAGGCGATTGAACTCCACCGATCCTCTCTCGTGATTGACCTCCATGCCGATACGACGATGCCGATGAAATGGGTCCGGTATCGGATCGAGAAGAGCCATACGCCAGGCCTCCCCGGGAAGTTCGGCTTCTTCCATTGCGACATCCCCCGTTTTCGGGAGGGGGGGTATAAGGGACAGTTTTTGGTGTTAGGAACCTTCCCCTATCCAGAAAAGGGCTGTTTCGAATCCTGTCTCCGTCAGGCGGCGCTGATCAAAAAAAGAATTGCGGAAAATTCTTCAGACCTCCAGTTGGCAACAACGGCTCAGGGGATCCTCGAGGCGAATCAAAAAGGGCGTATTGCGATACTCCTCGGTGTCGAAGGGGGGCACAATATTGAAGCGGATCTCCATAACGTTCAAAAATTCTTTGATCTGGGTGTGGGGTACATCGGTCTCGCCCACTTGACGAAGAATCGGATTTGCACCCCTTCTGGGGGTGTCGGAGCGGATGCCAAGACCCCTTTGACTCGTTTTGGTCATGAGGTCGTCAACGAAATGAACCGTATCGGCATGATGATCGATTTAGCCCATGTCGGACGTCAGTCCTTCTTGGACGCCGCGAAAATCTCCGACAAACCGGTGATTGTCAGTCATACCGGTATCTCTTCCGTGCGTCCCCTCTGGAGAAATATTGATGACGACCAGATCAGGGCAGTTGCCAAGACCAATGGTGTCATCGGGATTATCTTTGCCTGGCGTTATCTTTGTCGGGGACAAAGGGGGGGGATGAACGATCTCCTCCAGCATTTTGAGCATGTCAGAAAGCTTGTCGGGGCACGCCATCTGGCGTTGGGAAGTGACTTCGACGGGGCGATCGTCCCGGTTCATGGTCTCGAGGACGCCTCGAAACTTCCGATGCTGACTCAGATGTTTTTGGATTTCGGTTGGAAGGAAGAAGAGATTCGATCGGTTTTAGGTGAAAATCTGCTTCGCGTTCTTAAGGCTCACGAATGA
- a CDS encoding radical SAM protein, translating into MSTEAYAGANQEIKPFFRYHLIPQIYFFLNGFPKGSFISIDVTDQCNLRCEHCYFFEQEQEGILDVEGWEKKIMELKNRSRFLHSCTWVGGEPLLRKGIIEQCKKHFLHNLIVTNGTTPLPDWPDVYFHVSIDGNREAHEKMRRQKGLYDLMMKNCSRSHLNVKGTMCITSLNIDTIEEVLDDWRPHLKGFMFDFYTPIQGLSDDLWPGWEKRDACIDRLIQLKREKYGDFIDMPERVLELMKSGNSKNVTDHCIFEKRGHSLTTKGEIKPKCMLGPKADCDRCGCVVPFYLHYRIEKKTILKATANEVRRRGKYLLTTIREKLR; encoded by the coding sequence ATGTCAACGGAAGCTTACGCCGGCGCCAATCAGGAGATTAAACCTTTCTTTCGATATCATCTGATTCCCCAGATCTATTTTTTCCTCAACGGTTTTCCAAAAGGGTCTTTTATCTCGATCGACGTAACCGACCAATGCAATTTGAGGTGCGAGCATTGTTATTTCTTCGAGCAAGAGCAGGAAGGGATCCTCGATGTCGAAGGTTGGGAAAAAAAGATCATGGAATTAAAAAACAGGTCCCGTTTCTTGCATAGCTGTACCTGGGTTGGGGGAGAGCCTTTACTCCGAAAGGGGATCATTGAACAGTGCAAGAAACACTTTCTTCACAATCTTATTGTGACGAATGGAACGACACCGCTCCCTGATTGGCCTGATGTCTATTTCCATGTCTCGATTGATGGAAACCGTGAGGCGCATGAGAAGATGAGACGACAAAAGGGGCTCTACGATTTAATGATGAAAAACTGCAGTCGGTCCCATCTAAATGTGAAGGGGACAATGTGCATTACCTCCCTGAATATCGATACGATTGAAGAGGTCCTGGATGACTGGCGTCCCCATCTGAAGGGGTTTATGTTCGATTTTTATACCCCGATTCAGGGTTTGTCGGATGACCTTTGGCCCGGATGGGAGAAGCGGGATGCCTGCATCGATCGTCTGATTCAGCTCAAAAGAGAAAAATATGGCGATTTTATCGATATGCCGGAGAGGGTCTTGGAGCTGATGAAGTCCGGAAACTCAAAAAATGTGACGGATCACTGCATCTTTGAAAAGAGGGGGCATTCGTTGACCACAAAGGGGGAGATCAAACCAAAATGTATGCTGGGACCAAAGGCCGATTGTGATCGATGTGGCTGTGTGGTCCCTTTTTATCTGCATTATCGGATCGAGAAGAAGACAATTCTGAAGGCCACAGCCAATGAGGTCCGAAGGAGGGGAAAATATCTCCTCACAACGATTAGGGAAAAATTACGATAA